In Prunus dulcis chromosome 2, ALMONDv2, whole genome shotgun sequence, a single genomic region encodes these proteins:
- the LOC117617507 gene encoding DUF724 domain-containing protein 3-like isoform X2 — protein sequence MVVKRSQAHLSKDSKVEVCSNEDGYQGAWFPAIILDPQPSDGTPKKKRKSLGNSSKALVQYETLVSDDDPNKPLTELVDVCSIRPVPPPDNPDQPFEPGNVVDAFYQEAWWVGVVIRFEDDKYTVGFKNPPDLLELRRSELRPHWDFLDGVWVRALKERMVGSFFSPGTAVEVNLYKEHLFGAWFPAIYLGELGANNFLLQYKSSNNCAVKAVVSGKQIRPQPPMLAERDFNLMEKVDAFFDMGWWVGEIIKVLTGKKYMVCLKLTEEVKQYSQSELRRHMYWTDGRWVTMINGKRVTMINRNWVTMINGNWVPYFKEGHFSRDYEVRSKRACESSRSSELAAALECTGATKDNNEEKTPCLRISWKNQSEDLSPCIDKSPYGKTKKKLKINQKPNDDATILGLSKKLIWGHSEDSLSFAQLFRRSKEAPVRDGVKTKQQQVGGLDNQAIVSLKRKVKKGSEIRKADEEDVADEYGVDSIESSGTESKLTGGSHADASCLLPIEEVEWNEDVASSELHVIKRLEWTGEKHNGTGVVAQVELTKTQVANDNGNPAGISNEQNEVGGRQVETGVTGDTEQQDNPLCLSEKFSGWEKNCNHGCSEEAMRETETLDSTMDYLTKEVQVTVTGVSATASAHDQPSSLYVDEMHSIKAKECSSNPAGTAKQQESPHSPFVSCSPFWKSIESMEVFKRFPQRPHFHPLMKCKAVCREGSALGNMITFASLVEKTSKLQVGDPIDLFDSNLEALVDLEMLGFDVTAVRHRLKELIEMKVKLGQLENQSKEVDIQITECTFDRTRNNETISRIDKEIKDLKEKRGTLMSIDVAKGSEISKLQSEANAITEGIQSIHRDFEKLAAAAW from the exons atggtGGTGAAGCGGAGCCAAGCGCATTTGAGCAAGGATTCAAAGGTGGAAGTTTGCAGCAACGAAGACGGGTACCAAGGTGCATGGTTCCCAGCCATAATCCTTGACCCACAACCCTCAGATGGCAcaccaaagaagaaaaggaagagtCTTGGCAACTCAAGCAAGGCTTTGGTGCAGTACGAGACTCTGGTCTCCGACGATGACCCAAACAAGCCACTCACTGAGCTCGTTGACGTGTGCTCCATCCGGCCAGTGCCTCCTCCTGACAATCCTGACCAGCCCTTCGAGCCCGGAAACGTCGTAGACGCCTTTTACCAAGAAGCTTGGTGGGTGGGGGTTGTGATAAGGTTTGAGGACGACAAGTATACGGTTGGTTTCAAAAACCCACCCGATCTGCTTGAGTTAAGGCGCTCTGAGCTGCGGCCTCATTGGGATTTTCTGGACGGCGTATGGGTTCGAGCCCTGAAGGAG AGGATGGTGGGATCATTTTTCAGCCCTGGGACAGCAGTGGAAGTGAATCTCTACAAAGAACATCTATTCGGTGCTTGGTTCCCAGCAATTTATCTTGGTGAACTAGGGGCCAACAATTTCTTGCTTCAATATAAGAGCTCAAACAACTGTGCTGTTAAAGCAGTCGTAAGTGGCAAACAGATTCGGCCTCAGCCTCCAATGTTGGCTGAAAGAGATTTTAACTTGATGGAAAAGGTGGATGCATTCTTTGATATGGGTTGGTGGGTCGGAGAGATTATAAAAGTTCTTACAGGAAAGAAGTATATGGTCTGTTTAAAATTGACAGAGGAGGTGAAGCAATACAGTCAGTCAGAATTGAGGCGTCACATGTACTGGACTGATGGAAGATGGGTTACTATGATCAATGGAAAACGGGTTACTATGATCAATAGAAACTGGGTTACTATGATCAATGGAAACTGGGTTCCTTACTTTAAG GAAGGTCACTTTAGCAGGGATTATGAAGTACGATCAAAGCGTGCATGCGAGAGTTCCAGGAGTTCTGAGTTAGCTGCAGCACTTGAATGTACAGGTGCTACCAAGGAtaataatgaagaaaaaacacCTTGTTTGAGGATTTCGTGGAAGAATCAGTCGGAGGACTTGAGTCCTTGCATTGATAAATCACCTTATGGAAAGACCAAAAAGAAACTTAAAATTAATCAGAAACCTAACGATGATGCAACTATTTTAGGTCTTTCCAAGAAGTTAATATGGGGACATTCAGAAGACTCCTTATCTTTTGCACAATTATTTCGAAGGAGCAAAGAAGCCCCAGTTAGAGATGGTGTG AAGACTAAGCAACAGCAGGTTGGAGGACTGGACAATCAAGCAATAGTTTCTCTTAAACGAAAAG TCAAAAAGGGCAGTGAAATAAGAAAGgctgatgaagaagatgttGCTGATGAGTATGGAGTAGACAGCATTGAATCTTCTGGTACAGAGTCTAAACTAACAGGGGGATCTCATGCTGACGCATCATGTCTGCTCCCCATCGAG GAGGTTGAATGGAATGAAGATGTAGCGAGCAGTGAATTGCATGTGATAAAAAGGTTGGAGTGGACAG GTGAGAAGCACAATGGAACTGGAGTTGTTGCTCAAGTTGAATTGACTAAGACTCAAGTTGCGAATGATAATG GTAACCCTGCTGGGATTTCCAACGAACAAAATGAGGTCGGAGGAAGACAGGTTGAAACTGGGGTAACAGGTGACACTGAGCAACAAGACAATCCACTTTGCCTTTCTGAAAAGTTCTCcggttgggaaaaaaattgtaaccATGGAT GTTCTGAAGAAGCGATGAGAGAGACGGAAACTCTGGATTCCACAATGGATTACTTGACAAAAGAAGTTCAGGTGACTGTGACTGGAGTATCTGCAACAGCATCTGCCCATGATCAACCTTCATCACTGTATGTAGATGAAATGCATTCTATAAAAGCCAAAGAGTGCTCAA GTAACCCTGCTGGGACTGCCAAGCAACAAGAGAGTCCACATTCGCCTTTTGTGAGTTGTTCTCCATTTTGGAAAAGTATTGAATCCATGGAAGTATTCAAAAGATTTCCGCAAAGGCCACATTTTCATCCTCTGATGAAGTGTAAAGCGGTTTGTCGCGAAGGATCCGCTCTTGGAAATATGATAACCTTTGCCTCTTTGGTGGAGAAGACTTCCAAGTTGCAAGTTGGCGATCCTATAGACTTATTTGATAGCAATTTGGAGGCACTAGTTGACTTGGAAATGTTGGGATTTGATGTCACGGCAGTACGGCATCGTCTGAAGGAATTGATTGAAATGAAAGTTAAGTTGGGTCAGCTTGAGAACCAATCAAAAGAAGTTGACATTCAGATCACGGAGTGTACTTTTGACAGAACCAGAAACAATGAAACAATCAGTCGGATTGATAAGGAGATCAAGGACTTGAAGGAAAAACGGGGGACCCTGATGTCAATCGATGTGGCCAAAGGTTCTGAAATTAGCAAGCTGCAATCAGAAGCAAATGCTATAACTGAAGGCATTCAGAGCATCCATCGTGATTTTGAGAAATTAGCTGCTGCAGCATGGTGA
- the LOC117617507 gene encoding DUF724 domain-containing protein 3-like isoform X3 — MVVKRSQAHLSKDSKVEVCSNEDGYQGAWFPAIILDPQPSDGTPKKKRKSLGNSSKALVQYETLVSDDDPNKPLTELVDVCSIRPVPPPDNPDQPFEPGNVVDAFYQEAWWVGVVIRFEDDKYTVGFKNPPDLLELRRSELRPHWDFLDGVWVRALKERMVGSFFSPGTAVEVNLYKEHLFGAWFPAIYLGELGANNFLLQYKSSNNCAVKAVVSGKQIRPQPPMLAERDFNLMEKVDAFFDMGWWVGEIIKVLTGKKYMVCLKLTEEVKQYSQSELRRHMYWTDGRWVTMINGKRVTMINRNWVTMINGNWVPYFKFQEGHFSRDYEVRSKRACESSRSSELAAALECTGATKDNNEEKTPCLRISWKNQSEDLSPCIDKSPYGKTKKKLKINQKPNDDATILGLSKKLIWGHSEDSLSFAQLFRRSKEAPVRDGVKTKQQQVGGLDNQAIVSLKRKVKKGSEIRKADEEDVADEYGVDSIESSGTESKLTGGSHADASCLLPIEEVEWNEDVASSELHVIKRLEWTGEKHNGTGVVAQVELTKTQVANDNGNPAGISNEQNEVGGRQVETGVTGSEEAMRETETLDSTMDYLTKEVQVTVTGVSATASAHDQPSSLYVDEMHSIKAKECSSNPAGTAKQQESPHSPFVSCSPFWKSIESMEVFKRFPQRPHFHPLMKCKAVCREGSALGNMITFASLVEKTSKLQVGDPIDLFDSNLEALVDLEMLGFDVTAVRHRLKELIEMKVKLGQLENQSKEVDIQITECTFDRTRNNETISRIDKEIKDLKEKRGTLMSIDVAKGSEISKLQSEANAITEGIQSIHRDFEKLAAAAW; from the exons atggtGGTGAAGCGGAGCCAAGCGCATTTGAGCAAGGATTCAAAGGTGGAAGTTTGCAGCAACGAAGACGGGTACCAAGGTGCATGGTTCCCAGCCATAATCCTTGACCCACAACCCTCAGATGGCAcaccaaagaagaaaaggaagagtCTTGGCAACTCAAGCAAGGCTTTGGTGCAGTACGAGACTCTGGTCTCCGACGATGACCCAAACAAGCCACTCACTGAGCTCGTTGACGTGTGCTCCATCCGGCCAGTGCCTCCTCCTGACAATCCTGACCAGCCCTTCGAGCCCGGAAACGTCGTAGACGCCTTTTACCAAGAAGCTTGGTGGGTGGGGGTTGTGATAAGGTTTGAGGACGACAAGTATACGGTTGGTTTCAAAAACCCACCCGATCTGCTTGAGTTAAGGCGCTCTGAGCTGCGGCCTCATTGGGATTTTCTGGACGGCGTATGGGTTCGAGCCCTGAAGGAG AGGATGGTGGGATCATTTTTCAGCCCTGGGACAGCAGTGGAAGTGAATCTCTACAAAGAACATCTATTCGGTGCTTGGTTCCCAGCAATTTATCTTGGTGAACTAGGGGCCAACAATTTCTTGCTTCAATATAAGAGCTCAAACAACTGTGCTGTTAAAGCAGTCGTAAGTGGCAAACAGATTCGGCCTCAGCCTCCAATGTTGGCTGAAAGAGATTTTAACTTGATGGAAAAGGTGGATGCATTCTTTGATATGGGTTGGTGGGTCGGAGAGATTATAAAAGTTCTTACAGGAAAGAAGTATATGGTCTGTTTAAAATTGACAGAGGAGGTGAAGCAATACAGTCAGTCAGAATTGAGGCGTCACATGTACTGGACTGATGGAAGATGGGTTACTATGATCAATGGAAAACGGGTTACTATGATCAATAGAAACTGGGTTACTATGATCAATGGAAACTGGGTTCCTTACTTTAAG TTTCAGGAAGGTCACTTTAGCAGGGATTATGAAGTACGATCAAAGCGTGCATGCGAGAGTTCCAGGAGTTCTGAGTTAGCTGCAGCACTTGAATGTACAGGTGCTACCAAGGAtaataatgaagaaaaaacacCTTGTTTGAGGATTTCGTGGAAGAATCAGTCGGAGGACTTGAGTCCTTGCATTGATAAATCACCTTATGGAAAGACCAAAAAGAAACTTAAAATTAATCAGAAACCTAACGATGATGCAACTATTTTAGGTCTTTCCAAGAAGTTAATATGGGGACATTCAGAAGACTCCTTATCTTTTGCACAATTATTTCGAAGGAGCAAAGAAGCCCCAGTTAGAGATGGTGTG AAGACTAAGCAACAGCAGGTTGGAGGACTGGACAATCAAGCAATAGTTTCTCTTAAACGAAAAG TCAAAAAGGGCAGTGAAATAAGAAAGgctgatgaagaagatgttGCTGATGAGTATGGAGTAGACAGCATTGAATCTTCTGGTACAGAGTCTAAACTAACAGGGGGATCTCATGCTGACGCATCATGTCTGCTCCCCATCGAG GAGGTTGAATGGAATGAAGATGTAGCGAGCAGTGAATTGCATGTGATAAAAAGGTTGGAGTGGACAG GTGAGAAGCACAATGGAACTGGAGTTGTTGCTCAAGTTGAATTGACTAAGACTCAAGTTGCGAATGATAATG GTAACCCTGCTGGGATTTCCAACGAACAAAATGAGGTCGGAGGAAGACAGGTTGAAACTGGGGTAACAG GTTCTGAAGAAGCGATGAGAGAGACGGAAACTCTGGATTCCACAATGGATTACTTGACAAAAGAAGTTCAGGTGACTGTGACTGGAGTATCTGCAACAGCATCTGCCCATGATCAACCTTCATCACTGTATGTAGATGAAATGCATTCTATAAAAGCCAAAGAGTGCTCAA GTAACCCTGCTGGGACTGCCAAGCAACAAGAGAGTCCACATTCGCCTTTTGTGAGTTGTTCTCCATTTTGGAAAAGTATTGAATCCATGGAAGTATTCAAAAGATTTCCGCAAAGGCCACATTTTCATCCTCTGATGAAGTGTAAAGCGGTTTGTCGCGAAGGATCCGCTCTTGGAAATATGATAACCTTTGCCTCTTTGGTGGAGAAGACTTCCAAGTTGCAAGTTGGCGATCCTATAGACTTATTTGATAGCAATTTGGAGGCACTAGTTGACTTGGAAATGTTGGGATTTGATGTCACGGCAGTACGGCATCGTCTGAAGGAATTGATTGAAATGAAAGTTAAGTTGGGTCAGCTTGAGAACCAATCAAAAGAAGTTGACATTCAGATCACGGAGTGTACTTTTGACAGAACCAGAAACAATGAAACAATCAGTCGGATTGATAAGGAGATCAAGGACTTGAAGGAAAAACGGGGGACCCTGATGTCAATCGATGTGGCCAAAGGTTCTGAAATTAGCAAGCTGCAATCAGAAGCAAATGCTATAACTGAAGGCATTCAGAGCATCCATCGTGATTTTGAGAAATTAGCTGCTGCAGCATGGTGA
- the LOC117617507 gene encoding DUF724 domain-containing protein 3-like isoform X1 — MVVKRSQAHLSKDSKVEVCSNEDGYQGAWFPAIILDPQPSDGTPKKKRKSLGNSSKALVQYETLVSDDDPNKPLTELVDVCSIRPVPPPDNPDQPFEPGNVVDAFYQEAWWVGVVIRFEDDKYTVGFKNPPDLLELRRSELRPHWDFLDGVWVRALKERMVGSFFSPGTAVEVNLYKEHLFGAWFPAIYLGELGANNFLLQYKSSNNCAVKAVVSGKQIRPQPPMLAERDFNLMEKVDAFFDMGWWVGEIIKVLTGKKYMVCLKLTEEVKQYSQSELRRHMYWTDGRWVTMINGKRVTMINRNWVTMINGNWVPYFKFQEGHFSRDYEVRSKRACESSRSSELAAALECTGATKDNNEEKTPCLRISWKNQSEDLSPCIDKSPYGKTKKKLKINQKPNDDATILGLSKKLIWGHSEDSLSFAQLFRRSKEAPVRDGVKTKQQQVGGLDNQAIVSLKRKVKKGSEIRKADEEDVADEYGVDSIESSGTESKLTGGSHADASCLLPIEEVEWNEDVASSELHVIKRLEWTGEKHNGTGVVAQVELTKTQVANDNGNPAGISNEQNEVGGRQVETGVTGDTEQQDNPLCLSEKFSGWEKNCNHGCSEEAMRETETLDSTMDYLTKEVQVTVTGVSATASAHDQPSSLYVDEMHSIKAKECSSNPAGTAKQQESPHSPFVSCSPFWKSIESMEVFKRFPQRPHFHPLMKCKAVCREGSALGNMITFASLVEKTSKLQVGDPIDLFDSNLEALVDLEMLGFDVTAVRHRLKELIEMKVKLGQLENQSKEVDIQITECTFDRTRNNETISRIDKEIKDLKEKRGTLMSIDVAKGSEISKLQSEANAITEGIQSIHRDFEKLAAAAW, encoded by the exons atggtGGTGAAGCGGAGCCAAGCGCATTTGAGCAAGGATTCAAAGGTGGAAGTTTGCAGCAACGAAGACGGGTACCAAGGTGCATGGTTCCCAGCCATAATCCTTGACCCACAACCCTCAGATGGCAcaccaaagaagaaaaggaagagtCTTGGCAACTCAAGCAAGGCTTTGGTGCAGTACGAGACTCTGGTCTCCGACGATGACCCAAACAAGCCACTCACTGAGCTCGTTGACGTGTGCTCCATCCGGCCAGTGCCTCCTCCTGACAATCCTGACCAGCCCTTCGAGCCCGGAAACGTCGTAGACGCCTTTTACCAAGAAGCTTGGTGGGTGGGGGTTGTGATAAGGTTTGAGGACGACAAGTATACGGTTGGTTTCAAAAACCCACCCGATCTGCTTGAGTTAAGGCGCTCTGAGCTGCGGCCTCATTGGGATTTTCTGGACGGCGTATGGGTTCGAGCCCTGAAGGAG AGGATGGTGGGATCATTTTTCAGCCCTGGGACAGCAGTGGAAGTGAATCTCTACAAAGAACATCTATTCGGTGCTTGGTTCCCAGCAATTTATCTTGGTGAACTAGGGGCCAACAATTTCTTGCTTCAATATAAGAGCTCAAACAACTGTGCTGTTAAAGCAGTCGTAAGTGGCAAACAGATTCGGCCTCAGCCTCCAATGTTGGCTGAAAGAGATTTTAACTTGATGGAAAAGGTGGATGCATTCTTTGATATGGGTTGGTGGGTCGGAGAGATTATAAAAGTTCTTACAGGAAAGAAGTATATGGTCTGTTTAAAATTGACAGAGGAGGTGAAGCAATACAGTCAGTCAGAATTGAGGCGTCACATGTACTGGACTGATGGAAGATGGGTTACTATGATCAATGGAAAACGGGTTACTATGATCAATAGAAACTGGGTTACTATGATCAATGGAAACTGGGTTCCTTACTTTAAG TTTCAGGAAGGTCACTTTAGCAGGGATTATGAAGTACGATCAAAGCGTGCATGCGAGAGTTCCAGGAGTTCTGAGTTAGCTGCAGCACTTGAATGTACAGGTGCTACCAAGGAtaataatgaagaaaaaacacCTTGTTTGAGGATTTCGTGGAAGAATCAGTCGGAGGACTTGAGTCCTTGCATTGATAAATCACCTTATGGAAAGACCAAAAAGAAACTTAAAATTAATCAGAAACCTAACGATGATGCAACTATTTTAGGTCTTTCCAAGAAGTTAATATGGGGACATTCAGAAGACTCCTTATCTTTTGCACAATTATTTCGAAGGAGCAAAGAAGCCCCAGTTAGAGATGGTGTG AAGACTAAGCAACAGCAGGTTGGAGGACTGGACAATCAAGCAATAGTTTCTCTTAAACGAAAAG TCAAAAAGGGCAGTGAAATAAGAAAGgctgatgaagaagatgttGCTGATGAGTATGGAGTAGACAGCATTGAATCTTCTGGTACAGAGTCTAAACTAACAGGGGGATCTCATGCTGACGCATCATGTCTGCTCCCCATCGAG GAGGTTGAATGGAATGAAGATGTAGCGAGCAGTGAATTGCATGTGATAAAAAGGTTGGAGTGGACAG GTGAGAAGCACAATGGAACTGGAGTTGTTGCTCAAGTTGAATTGACTAAGACTCAAGTTGCGAATGATAATG GTAACCCTGCTGGGATTTCCAACGAACAAAATGAGGTCGGAGGAAGACAGGTTGAAACTGGGGTAACAGGTGACACTGAGCAACAAGACAATCCACTTTGCCTTTCTGAAAAGTTCTCcggttgggaaaaaaattgtaaccATGGAT GTTCTGAAGAAGCGATGAGAGAGACGGAAACTCTGGATTCCACAATGGATTACTTGACAAAAGAAGTTCAGGTGACTGTGACTGGAGTATCTGCAACAGCATCTGCCCATGATCAACCTTCATCACTGTATGTAGATGAAATGCATTCTATAAAAGCCAAAGAGTGCTCAA GTAACCCTGCTGGGACTGCCAAGCAACAAGAGAGTCCACATTCGCCTTTTGTGAGTTGTTCTCCATTTTGGAAAAGTATTGAATCCATGGAAGTATTCAAAAGATTTCCGCAAAGGCCACATTTTCATCCTCTGATGAAGTGTAAAGCGGTTTGTCGCGAAGGATCCGCTCTTGGAAATATGATAACCTTTGCCTCTTTGGTGGAGAAGACTTCCAAGTTGCAAGTTGGCGATCCTATAGACTTATTTGATAGCAATTTGGAGGCACTAGTTGACTTGGAAATGTTGGGATTTGATGTCACGGCAGTACGGCATCGTCTGAAGGAATTGATTGAAATGAAAGTTAAGTTGGGTCAGCTTGAGAACCAATCAAAAGAAGTTGACATTCAGATCACGGAGTGTACTTTTGACAGAACCAGAAACAATGAAACAATCAGTCGGATTGATAAGGAGATCAAGGACTTGAAGGAAAAACGGGGGACCCTGATGTCAATCGATGTGGCCAAAGGTTCTGAAATTAGCAAGCTGCAATCAGAAGCAAATGCTATAACTGAAGGCATTCAGAGCATCCATCGTGATTTTGAGAAATTAGCTGCTGCAGCATGGTGA